The nucleotide window TCGCTCGGCCATGGCTCATCGTCTGCGGGGTTCCGTTTGAGTGTTTCCCCCTCCTATCTGTCGTGTGGATACGTGACCGCGAGCTCCCCTGGTCGGATGAGAACACTTCGGAAGCCCCCGTGGTGAACCGAGTCGCCCTCCGAGTTCCTCGTGATGCCGGGCAGCACCTCGAAACGACGAATCCCCGAGAAAAACGGATCGATCAGACCGAGAGCGCGCGTTCCATCGCATCCAGGATGCGTGGCGGGTGCGGGAAGTAGTAGTCCTCCATCGACAGCAGCGGGACGGGCGTGTCGAAGCCGGTGACGCGCTCGACCGGCGCCTCGAGGTACATCAGCGCCTCGTCGTTGATGCGGGCGACGACGTCGCTGCCGACGCCGATGCTGCGCGGCCCCTCGTGGACGACCACGCACCGGCCCGTCTTCTTCACCGACTCGACGACCGTCTCGGCGTCCATCGGCGAGACGGTCCGGAGGTCGATCACCTCCGCGTCGACGTCGCCCTCCTCGACCGCCTCAAGGGTGGGCGGCATCATCGACCCCCACGCGACGACCGTCACGTCCTCGCCCTCCCGGCGGACGGCCGCCTCGCCCAGCGGCACCTCGTAGTCGTCCTCGGGGACCTCCTCGCGGAACGACCGGTAGATGCGCTTGGGCTCCATGAACAGCACCGGATCGGGGTCGCGGATGGCGCTGAGCAGCAGCCCCTTCGTGTCGTGGGGCGTGCTCGGCACGACGATCTGGAGCCCCGGGATGTGGCCGTAGGCGCCCTCGAGGCTCTCGGAGTGGTGTTCGAGCGCCCGGACGCCCGCGCCGTAGGGCATCCGGACCACCATCGGCGCGTTGAGCGCCCCACGCGTCCGCCAGCGGATGCGGCTGGCGTTGGAGACAAGCTGGTCGAACGCCGGCGGGAGGAAGCCCGAGAACTGGATCTCCGCGACCGGCCGGTAGCCGTACATCGCCAGCCCCGT belongs to Halorarum halophilum and includes:
- a CDS encoding alpha-ketoacid dehydrogenase subunit beta, translating into MQATIVEAVNDALHTEMAADDRVVVLGEDVAKSGGVFRATDELLEEFGGDRVVDTPLSEIAIVGGATGLAMYGYRPVAEIQFSGFLPPAFDQLVSNASRIRWRTRGALNAPMVVRMPYGAGVRALEHHSESLEGAYGHIPGLQIVVPSTPHDTKGLLLSAIRDPDPVLFMEPKRIYRSFREEVPEDDYEVPLGEAAVRREGEDVTVVAWGSMMPPTLEAVEEGDVDAEVIDLRTVSPMDAETVVESVKKTGRCVVVHEGPRSIGVGSDVVARINDEALMYLEAPVERVTGFDTPVPLLSMEDYYFPHPPRILDAMERALSV